A single window of Hyla sarda isolate aHylSar1 chromosome 2, aHylSar1.hap1, whole genome shotgun sequence DNA harbors:
- the TSFM gene encoding elongation factor Ts, mitochondrial isoform X3, with product MLFSWQQAGLFHSGLRLLASDKELLVKLRRKTGYSFVNCKKALEKFNNDAKQAETWLHQQAQKEGWNKASKLQGRKTAEGLVGLLQEGNTAVMVEVNCETDFVARNVKFQQLVQQAALCTLRHCRSQEQHQASYSKGLIPGEEILQMKTDDVTIKDVLALTIGKLGENMLMRRAAWVMVSSDLFIGTYMHGALQPDLPSLTNMSYGKYGSLVVCRKADTDSTSNITELGRRLGQHVVGMNPLTVGSLEDESTGDAETRMLAQPFLLEPSLTVGQYLHPHGVQVLDFVRFECGEETHTP from the exons ATG CTCTTCTCCTGGCAGCAGGCGGGACTGTTCCACTCCGGTTTGCGGTTACTGGCGAGCGACAAGGAACTTTTAGTTAAACTCAGAAGGAAGACTGGCTACTCCTTTGTCAACTGTAAGAAAGCCCTCGAAAAGTTCAACAATGATGCGAAACAG GCAGAGACCTGGCTCCATCAGCAAGCGCAAAAAGAAGGCTGGAATAAAGCGTCCAAGCTACAAGGAAGAAAGACTGCCGAGGGTCTTGTGGGTCTCCTGCAGGAAGGGAACACAGCGGTGATGGTAGAA gtcAATTGTGAGACAGACTTTGTAGCCAGAAATGTGAAGTTTCAGCAGCTGGTTCAGCAGGCAGCACTTTGTACTCTGAGGCATTGCCGGAGTCAGGAGCAGCACCAGGCGTCCTATTCAAAG GGTTTGATTCCTGGTGAGGAGATTTTGCAGATGAAGACAGATGATGTGACTATTAAAGATGTTCTTGCTTTGACAATTG gAAAACTTGGAGAAAACATGTTAATGAGAAGAGCTGCATGGGTCATGGTCTCTTCTGACCTGTTTATTGGGACATACATGCATGGTGCTTTGCAGCCAGATCTTCCATCCTTAACAAACATGTCATATGGCAAATATGGCTCACTGGTTGTATGCAGAAAGGCTGACACCGATTCTACAAGCAACATTACTGAACTTGGTCGCAGACTGGGCCAGCATGTAGTGGGCATGAATCCCCTGACAGTGGGCTCTTTAGAAGACGAATCTACAGGAGATGCAGAAACCAGAATGTTGGCCCAGCCTTTCCTGCTTGAGCCCAGCCTGACTGTAGGACAATATCTCCATCCACATGGAGTGCAGGTGTTGGATTTTGTTCGCTTTGAATGTGGGGAGGAAACGCATACACCTTAA
- the TSFM gene encoding elongation factor Ts, mitochondrial isoform X2: protein MAALSGFLRSKLFSWQQAGLFHSGLRLLASDKELLVKLRRKTGYSFVNCKKALEKFNNDAKQAETWLHQQAQKEGWNKASKLQGRKTAEGLVGLLQEGNTAVMVEVNCETDFVARNVKFQQLVQQAALCTLRHCRSQEQHQASYSKGLIPGEEILQMKTDDVTIKDVLALTIGKLGENMLMRRAAWVMVSSDLFIGTYMHGALQPDLPSLTNMSYGKYGSLVVCRKADTDSTSNITELGRRLGQHVVGMNPLTVGSLEDESTGDAETRMLAQPFLLEPSLTVGQYLHPHGVQVLDFVRFECGEETHTP, encoded by the exons ATGGCTGCGCTGTCAGGATTCCTGCGGTCCAAG CTCTTCTCCTGGCAGCAGGCGGGACTGTTCCACTCCGGTTTGCGGTTACTGGCGAGCGACAAGGAACTTTTAGTTAAACTCAGAAGGAAGACTGGCTACTCCTTTGTCAACTGTAAGAAAGCCCTCGAAAAGTTCAACAATGATGCGAAACAG GCAGAGACCTGGCTCCATCAGCAAGCGCAAAAAGAAGGCTGGAATAAAGCGTCCAAGCTACAAGGAAGAAAGACTGCCGAGGGTCTTGTGGGTCTCCTGCAGGAAGGGAACACAGCGGTGATGGTAGAA gtcAATTGTGAGACAGACTTTGTAGCCAGAAATGTGAAGTTTCAGCAGCTGGTTCAGCAGGCAGCACTTTGTACTCTGAGGCATTGCCGGAGTCAGGAGCAGCACCAGGCGTCCTATTCAAAG GGTTTGATTCCTGGTGAGGAGATTTTGCAGATGAAGACAGATGATGTGACTATTAAAGATGTTCTTGCTTTGACAATTG gAAAACTTGGAGAAAACATGTTAATGAGAAGAGCTGCATGGGTCATGGTCTCTTCTGACCTGTTTATTGGGACATACATGCATGGTGCTTTGCAGCCAGATCTTCCATCCTTAACAAACATGTCATATGGCAAATATGGCTCACTGGTTGTATGCAGAAAGGCTGACACCGATTCTACAAGCAACATTACTGAACTTGGTCGCAGACTGGGCCAGCATGTAGTGGGCATGAATCCCCTGACAGTGGGCTCTTTAGAAGACGAATCTACAGGAGATGCAGAAACCAGAATGTTGGCCCAGCCTTTCCTGCTTGAGCCCAGCCTGACTGTAGGACAATATCTCCATCCACATGGAGTGCAGGTGTTGGATTTTGTTCGCTTTGAATGTGGGGAGGAAACGCATACACCTTAA
- the TSFM gene encoding elongation factor Ts, mitochondrial isoform X1: MVLGRHLVLCIITYMLFSWQQAGLFHSGLRLLASDKELLVKLRRKTGYSFVNCKKALEKFNNDAKQAETWLHQQAQKEGWNKASKLQGRKTAEGLVGLLQEGNTAVMVEVNCETDFVARNVKFQQLVQQAALCTLRHCRSQEQHQASYSKGLIPGEEILQMKTDDVTIKDVLALTIGKLGENMLMRRAAWVMVSSDLFIGTYMHGALQPDLPSLTNMSYGKYGSLVVCRKADTDSTSNITELGRRLGQHVVGMNPLTVGSLEDESTGDAETRMLAQPFLLEPSLTVGQYLHPHGVQVLDFVRFECGEETHTP, translated from the exons ATGGTATTAGGGCGACATCTTGTCCTGTGTATAATCACCTATATG CTCTTCTCCTGGCAGCAGGCGGGACTGTTCCACTCCGGTTTGCGGTTACTGGCGAGCGACAAGGAACTTTTAGTTAAACTCAGAAGGAAGACTGGCTACTCCTTTGTCAACTGTAAGAAAGCCCTCGAAAAGTTCAACAATGATGCGAAACAG GCAGAGACCTGGCTCCATCAGCAAGCGCAAAAAGAAGGCTGGAATAAAGCGTCCAAGCTACAAGGAAGAAAGACTGCCGAGGGTCTTGTGGGTCTCCTGCAGGAAGGGAACACAGCGGTGATGGTAGAA gtcAATTGTGAGACAGACTTTGTAGCCAGAAATGTGAAGTTTCAGCAGCTGGTTCAGCAGGCAGCACTTTGTACTCTGAGGCATTGCCGGAGTCAGGAGCAGCACCAGGCGTCCTATTCAAAG GGTTTGATTCCTGGTGAGGAGATTTTGCAGATGAAGACAGATGATGTGACTATTAAAGATGTTCTTGCTTTGACAATTG gAAAACTTGGAGAAAACATGTTAATGAGAAGAGCTGCATGGGTCATGGTCTCTTCTGACCTGTTTATTGGGACATACATGCATGGTGCTTTGCAGCCAGATCTTCCATCCTTAACAAACATGTCATATGGCAAATATGGCTCACTGGTTGTATGCAGAAAGGCTGACACCGATTCTACAAGCAACATTACTGAACTTGGTCGCAGACTGGGCCAGCATGTAGTGGGCATGAATCCCCTGACAGTGGGCTCTTTAGAAGACGAATCTACAGGAGATGCAGAAACCAGAATGTTGGCCCAGCCTTTCCTGCTTGAGCCCAGCCTGACTGTAGGACAATATCTCCATCCACATGGAGTGCAGGTGTTGGATTTTGTTCGCTTTGAATGTGGGGAGGAAACGCATACACCTTAA